GTACGAGAGCCCTGGGGGCGGCGTACAGTACCGGGCCGTTGTAAACCTGCTGTATCTGCCCGGACCGTCTCCAGGAGTTCTGCCAAGCCTTGGCGGCTCTATTGGGTGGTGGTGGTAGGGAAGGCATCGTACTGCGACACACCTCCGGTCAGGTAGACAATGTGTTCTGCCCTATTTTTGCCGTCTATGGAGAACGTTACGCAGAAAGAACACCGCTCAAACGGAAAGAAGTCGCCACGGAATGATCGTGCCGCTGAGGCTCTTCACGATTACCGGATTGCCGTACTCTCCAGACAGGCCTCGCTGCTGGGCCGACGTGAGGTGCTAACAGGCAAGGCGAAGTTCGGAATTTTCGGCGACGGCAAGGAAGTGGCGCAGTTGGCTATGGCACGGGCCTGTAAACCAGGCGACTGGAGATCGGGATACTACCGAGACCAGACGTTTATGTTTGCTACCGGTGCCAGCGACGTCCAGAAGTTCTTTGCACAGTTGTATGCTCACCCGAGTATCGAAGATGAACCGGCATCGGCAGGGCGCTCCATGAATGGTCACTTCGCCTCTCGCTTTATTAATCCGGAAACCGGCTGGCTTCCTCAAACCACATCGGTGAATATTAGTGCCGACGTAAGCCCGACCGGATCGCAAATGCCAAGACTTGTAGGGCTTGCCTACGCAAGCGTGTTGTACCGTGAGCTTGAAGAATTAAAGCAGTTTACTATGTTCTCCGTGAATGGCAACGAAGTTGCATTCGGAACTATTGGTAATGCATCCGCTGCGGAAGGAATGTTCTGGGAGTCTGTCAATGCGATTGGTGTGTTAAATGCGCCGGTGGTGATGAGCATCTGGGACGATGGTTACGGTATCAGTGTTTCAAATGAATTTCAACATACCAAGGCCGACGTGGGGAGCCTGCTATCGGGATTCGAACGCACCGAGGGTGGTAAAAGCGGTTATCGTATCCACCGCGTAAAAGGATACGACTATCCTGCGTTGGTTGATGTGTATGTAAAAGCTGCCAACGAGGCACGCCAACACCATATCCCGCAACTTATCCATGTTACCGATGTTACTCAGCCGCAAGGCCACAGTACCAGCGGATCTCATGAACGCTATAAAAGCAAGGAACGTCTGCAGTGGGAAATCGATTCCGACTGCATTACCCACATGCGGAACTGGATCATTCAACAAGGGTATGCAACCGCAAACCAAATGGATGAAATTGACAACCAGGCCGTTACCGAAGCTGCCAACGCTAAGCAGGCTGCGTGGGAAGCATATAGCGAACCAATCAAACGGGACGTTGATCAGGCATGCAGGTTACTGCAGGACTTGGGGCAAACCGAGATTGCCATTGAACTGCAGCAAATCCGCGAACCATTCCGAAAAGATATTATGGTGGCTACCGCCAGGGCGCTGGAGGCTACCTACGGACAGAACTCGGCAGAACGCGAAGCACTCCGTGAATGGCGGACGGATTATAACAAAAGCATACAACCGTTGTACTCTGATAATCTGAAACGTCCGTACAGCTATGGTCCGAATTCCGGTTTTACACATGGCCAAGCCCCGTACATTATTCCACCGGTCTTTCAAGCCGATTCGCCGCAGGTTAATGGCAGCGAACTGCTGAATGCCTGCTTTGACGCCAATTTTGGTCGAGACCCGCGACTAATTGCCTTTGGCGAAGATGTAGGACAGCTTGGAGATGTTAATCAGGGATTTGCCGGACTTCAGGCTAAGTACGGCGCACTGCGTATTTCGGATACCGGCATTCGTGAAGTTTCGATTGTTGGACAGGCTATCGGAATGTCGATGAGGGGGCTCCGACCGATTGCAGAAATTCAATATTTAGACTATCTGCTGTATTCGCTTCAGATCATGAGTGATGATTTGGCAACGGTTGAGTGGCGCACACGCGGCGGACAGCGGGCTCCAGCAATCGTGCGTACGCGCGGTCACCGGCTGGAGGGCGTCTGGCACAGCGGCTCTCCAATGGCTGGCATTATCAGCCTTGTGCGTGGGATTACCGTGTGCGTACCGCGTAACATGCTGCAAGCAGCAGGTATGTACAACACGTTGTTCAGAGAGGATCAGCCGGCACTTGTGATTGAGGTTCTTAGCGCCTACCGTTTGAAAGAATTGCTGCCATCGAACGTTGGCGACTTCATGGTTCCCATGGGTGTGCCCGAAATCGTAAGGCATGGCGGTACCCGGGCAGCCGTAACGCTGGTTACCTATGGTGCATGCGTGCGTGTGGCACTCGAAGCCGCAACGCGCTTGGCAGCCCTTGGAATCGAGATTGACGTAATTGATGTGCAGACGCTGCTTCCGTTTGATACCGAAGGTATCATTGCCACACGACTGAAAGAAACAAATAAACTGATAGTCTTGGACGAAGATGTTCCCGGTGGCGCTTCGGCCTATATCCTGCAGACACTTCTTGAGCGCGACAATGCATGGTGGTGGCTTGATGTGCCGCCGAAAACCATTACGGCTACCGAACACAGACCCGCATACGGTACAGACGGCGGCTATTGGAGTAAACCTGAAGCAGAAGATGTTATTGAGACTGTTCTTGCAATAGCAGGCGTATAGGCTGCACGACAGCCATGAGCGTTGATTACTGACATGGTAGAAACAGAAACCACTACTGCGCGGTGTAAACATTGTGGTGATCACATTGGTTCAGCCGATATGGCAGCGCGAATTGGTGATGATGTTTTTTGCTGCTCGGGATGCGCCAGCGTGTTTGAAATACTTTCATCGCATAATCTGTGCAGTTATTATTCGATCGATGCTTCAGCGGGCAACTCACAACGCAACGTCGCAGCTGACACTACTGATTACGACGCTCTTGATACACCGGAAATACTGAAAAAATTTACGGAGTGGAAGAGCGGAGACCTACAGCGAATCTCGTTCTACGTACCGTCAATGCACTGTGCATCGTGTGTATGGCTCCTGGAACAACTTCACAAGATAGACGAAGGAATCCGTCACTCCGATGTAAGCTATTTGAATAAGACGGTAGCAGTTGAGTTCAACTGTACGATCACACAGGCATCCAGTATTGCACGCCTGCTCTCACATGTGGGATATCCTCCGCTCCTAAACATTGAAGGCGACGAACAGCAGCGATTTAGTGCACGCCGCCACGTGTTGCGGGGACTGTATCTGCGACTGGGTGTAGCCGGGTTTGCAATGGCAAATATCATGATGATTGCCGTTGCAGTATATTTTGCCGGTGGAATCGCCGGTCTTCCGTCCGAGTTGCAGGAAATCTTTCCGTGGACGGCCATTGCGCTGTCTGTACCCGTGTATTTCTTCAGTGCTTCACCTTGGCTGAAAGGGGCTTTGGCGGCGTTGAAACAATTGCCCCGAAGGGGTCTGCAGACAGTAACGCTTGATGTTCCGGTAGCACTAGGTATGACGGCGCTCTTTGTGCGCAGCATTGTTGAAATTGTAACCGGAACCGGCGAAGGATTCCTTGACTCTTTTGTTGGTCTTGTGTTCTTTCTGCTGGTAGGCCGTCTGCTGTTAGAAAAAGCCTACGCGCGGATTTCATTCAACCGTACATACAAGTCATTCTTTCCCCTGTGGGTGCGCCGCGAGAAGAGAGCATCGGAAGAAATCGTTCCACTAGAAAAGATAACGGTTGGAGACATACTGATTATCCGCAATGGTGAAGTAATACCGGCCGATGGTATTCTGATGGGGGATACAGCATTCATTGACTATTCGTTTGTTAGCGGTGAAAGCCGTCCGGTAGTGGTGCGGAATGGCCAATTGCTGTACGCCGGAGGGAAAGCTGCCGGTGGACTGATACGGATGGTTGCCACATCGACCGTTCAACACAGTTATCTGGTGAAGCTGTGGGAGCGAACAGCAGTCAGAAATTCCGGCTCGGTGTACGAAACCATGAGCAACACCTTTGGACAGTGGTTTACGATAGCTACGATTCTGATTGCGCTCACAGCGTTTGTTGTTTGGCTCCCGGATACATCGAGTGCTTTCCTGGTCTTTTCGGCAGTCCTCATTATTGCCTGTCCATGCGCACTCACCATTGCTGCCCCGATAGCGCTGGGTACGGCAATGGGTGTACTTGGAGCAAAAGGGATATTCCTGCGGACTGCCAATACGCTGGCCGATCTGCTCCGAGTTCGGGCTGTTGCATTTGATAAGACCGGGACACTGACAGAAGCCATTTCGGAACCGGACTTTTCGGCATTGGCGGTTTCGGATACGGAACGTCAGATGGTTGGTTGCCTGGCAAGCCAGAGCAGCCACCCCGTTGCGCGTACCATTGCCCGACACTGTACGTACAATTCAGCAACCATGTATGCTGTGGATGTACATGAAGTTGCTGGAGATGGGATCAGTGGTACGGTAAACGGAGCCGATATTCGGATAGGTACTGCCGGGTTTGTGCAGCATCACGATACCGTTGCGGCAACCCACATTAGTATCAATGGAGACTATCGGGGTTATGTTCGGCAGACGCCCACGCTGCGTCAAGGCATTGTAAACCTTCGTCGGCTGCCAAACAGACTCTTATTGAGTGGCGATACAGACCAGGACAAGGAGCTGTTTGAGGCTGTGTTCGGGCAGCAAATGTTTTTTGGCCTGAAACCCGATGAAAAGCGTCAGCTGATTACCCGGGTACAGCATGAAACCGGGCGTATTCTCATGGTGGGTGATGGGCTGAATGATGCAGCGGCCATGGCAGCCGCCAACGTA
This is a stretch of genomic DNA from Ignavibacteria bacterium. It encodes these proteins:
- a CDS encoding transketolase, yielding MENVTQKEHRSNGKKSPRNDRAAEALHDYRIAVLSRQASLLGRREVLTGKAKFGIFGDGKEVAQLAMARACKPGDWRSGYYRDQTFMFATGASDVQKFFAQLYAHPSIEDEPASAGRSMNGHFASRFINPETGWLPQTTSVNISADVSPTGSQMPRLVGLAYASVLYRELEELKQFTMFSVNGNEVAFGTIGNASAAEGMFWESVNAIGVLNAPVVMSIWDDGYGISVSNEFQHTKADVGSLLSGFERTEGGKSGYRIHRVKGYDYPALVDVYVKAANEARQHHIPQLIHVTDVTQPQGHSTSGSHERYKSKERLQWEIDSDCITHMRNWIIQQGYATANQMDEIDNQAVTEAANAKQAAWEAYSEPIKRDVDQACRLLQDLGQTEIAIELQQIREPFRKDIMVATARALEATYGQNSAEREALREWRTDYNKSIQPLYSDNLKRPYSYGPNSGFTHGQAPYIIPPVFQADSPQVNGSELLNACFDANFGRDPRLIAFGEDVGQLGDVNQGFAGLQAKYGALRISDTGIREVSIVGQAIGMSMRGLRPIAEIQYLDYLLYSLQIMSDDLATVEWRTRGGQRAPAIVRTRGHRLEGVWHSGSPMAGIISLVRGITVCVPRNMLQAAGMYNTLFREDQPALVIEVLSAYRLKELLPSNVGDFMVPMGVPEIVRHGGTRAAVTLVTYGACVRVALEAATRLAALGIEIDVIDVQTLLPFDTEGIIATRLKETNKLIVLDEDVPGGASAYILQTLLERDNAWWWLDVPPKTITATEHRPAYGTDGGYWSKPEAEDVIETVLAIAGV
- a CDS encoding heavy metal translocating P-type ATPase metal-binding domain-containing protein, whose protein sequence is MVETETTTARCKHCGDHIGSADMAARIGDDVFCCSGCASVFEILSSHNLCSYYSIDASAGNSQRNVAADTTDYDALDTPEILKKFTEWKSGDLQRISFYVPSMHCASCVWLLEQLHKIDEGIRHSDVSYLNKTVAVEFNCTITQASSIARLLSHVGYPPLLNIEGDEQQRFSARRHVLRGLYLRLGVAGFAMANIMMIAVAVYFAGGIAGLPSELQEIFPWTAIALSVPVYFFSASPWLKGALAALKQLPRRGLQTVTLDVPVALGMTALFVRSIVEIVTGTGEGFLDSFVGLVFFLLVGRLLLEKAYARISFNRTYKSFFPLWVRREKRASEEIVPLEKITVGDILIIRNGEVIPADGILMGDTAFIDYSFVSGESRPVVVRNGQLLYAGGKAAGGLIRMVATSTVQHSYLVKLWERTAVRNSGSVYETMSNTFGQWFTIATILIALTAFVVWLPDTSSAFLVFSAVLIIACPCALTIAAPIALGTAMGVLGAKGIFLRTANTLADLLRVRAVAFDKTGTLTEAISEPDFSALAVSDTERQMVGCLASQSSHPVARTIARHCTYNSATMYAVDVHEVAGDGISGTVNGADIRIGTAGFVQHHDTVAATHISINGDYRGYVRQTPTLRQGIVNLRRLPNRLLLSGDTDQDKELFEAVFGQQMFFGLKPDEKRQLITRVQHETGRILMVGDGLNDAAAMAAANVSIAVTDHTGTLAPASDVVMNASRIQDIPALLTYARQIHRVVWATFVFSLAYNVLGIGLAVIGRLTPVMAAIMMPASSLIVIAMSVAGAHYYARNHVWQ